AGCCTCTGGAAAGGAGGGCTTCTACATTGATTTATCAGATAGTTCATTATATGATTTGGCTTCTGCTTTTCGTCCATCTTCTATGTCTACAATTCTTGTTGAGCATGATGCGGCTGGAATGCTTGCCGTAAAGTTGCCTCAAAATCCATGCCGCTCTCTTCATTTTGAGTTTCTTGGTTTTAGTTCTGCTTATCATGGGAGAAACTATAACATGACAAAACTACAGACCTTGCCTGAGAATTCTGCCAAAGAAACTAGAAAAAAACACGCGAGTGATGATGAATGTGTGAAGGGAATACATACTATCCTACGTGATGTACATAGGGCGATGTATGATGAGCAGGTAAATTGATTTGTAACTGTTCTCTCTAGTGTCTCTGCTCAACATCTACTTTATAGATTACCGGAAATCTGACGTGGGTGGTGGGGGTTTCGATGGATTGGAATGGTGTCCATTAGATACGAATGAAGCAGAGGAGTTGGAGATTGAATTTTCTGAAGATGAGATTAAGAGGGCTGTTTTCGATTGTGATGGGAACAAAGCACCAGGGCCGGATGGATTTACAATGGCCTTCTTTCAGATGAACTGAGATACGGTAAAAGCGGATTTAGTTAAGGTGTTTGCTGAATTTTTTAACGGTGGCATTGTTAATGCCATTACTAATGAAACCTATATATGCCTTATCCCAAAGAAACAAGATGCAACCAAAGTTAAAGATTTCCGCCCAATCAGCTTGACAACGAGTCTGTATAAGATTTTGGCAAAGGTTTTGGCAAATAGATTGAAGAATGTTTTGGGAAAGACGATTTCAGAGAGTCAGTGCGCTTTTATTAAGGGAAGACAAATTTTGGATTGTTGTCTGATAGCGAATGAGATAGTTGAAGAACATCGCAGGAAAAAAAGAAAGGTTGGGTTTTTAAGGTTGATTTGGAAAAAGCCTACGACAACGTTGATTGGAGATTTCTTGATTATGTGATGCAAATGAAAGGTTTTGGGACAAGATGGAGGTCGTGGATTAAAGGTTGTGTCTCCAATGTTTCCTTTTCAATATTCATCAACGGTAGACCGCGGGGAAAATTCCAGGGGGAGAGAGGCATTCGTCAAGGGGATCCACTATCCCCTTTTCTCTTTAACCTTGTGATTGATTGTTTGGGTCGGTTGGTTGATAAGGCGAAGACAGTGAATGAGGTAAGAGGATGGGTGGTTGGGaaagaaaaaatcgaaatatcTCATATCCAATTCGCAGATGACACTTTGTTTTTTGTCCAGTCGGATAGGCATCTTTTAGCACGGTTGGAAATTCTCAATAACTTCACTGTTAAATCAGGACTGAAAATCAATTTGGAAAAAAGCGGTGTCTTGGGTTTAAATGTCTTGGAAGAGGAAATTGTGGATATGGCACGATTAATTGGATGCAAAAGAGAGGTTTGGCCGATAAAGTACCTTGGGGCACCTTTGGGAGGTGACCCCAAGTCTGCTGAATTTTGGGAGCCCGTAATATCAAAAATGTCTAAGAAACTGGCAAGTTGGAAGAAGTCTTTCCTCTCAAGAGGTGGTCGTCTCACTTTGATTAAGGCAGTTTTAGGAGCGATGCCGACTTACTATATGTCACTTTTCAGAGTGCCAATTGGGGTGgcgaaaaaaatggaaaaattgatGAGAGATTTTTTGTGGGACGGAGCGGATGGGGAGACACATTGCCATGTCGTTGGGTGGAAACAAGTTTGTAAGCCAAAGGACAGGGGAGGACTAGGGTTGGGGAATATATGCTTGACGAACAAGGCGCTTCTTGGAAAGTGGTGGTGGAGATGTTCGGTGGAAAAAGATTCGTTGTGGAAAAGAGTTATCAAGAGTATCTATGGTCTTCAGGATAATGGTTGGGATGTGGGGTTGGCGAGGAACTCTACCTTCAAAAGCCCCTGGAAGTTTATTTCTCGATCGTACTcgacttttgaattttttattaggGCGGTTTTAAAAGGGGGGAACTTGATACGTTTTTGGGAAGATATCTGGGGGGGTGATGGTTTGTCGTTCAAAGATCGTTTTCCATCTCTTTTTCTAATTTCTTCAACCGTGAATAAACCTATCACAAGTTTTTTAGAGGTAAATGTTTTGGGAATGAACAATAATATTTTCCAGTGGGATTTGCGTTTCAGGAGACCCTTAAATGAGGTAGAATTAGAGGAATTTGCTGAACTATTGGGGATTTTAGAAACGGTTAGGTTGGAGAATGGTACGGTTGATTTTAGAGTGTGGTTGGGGGATCCGTCGGGGTTTTTTTCTGTTCGGTCTTTCTATGCTTCTTTTTTCCCTCTTACAGCTTTCCCTTCATTTCCATACCATGAAAATATCTGGAAAATACCGATCCCGCACAAGGTCCAAGTCTTCTCGTGGATAGTGGCGTTGGGGAAACTACCGACTAGCGACATGTTGCAGAAAAGGTGGCCTGATTGCGCATTAAGACCgcaatggtgtaatctatgcCGGAGACATGAAGAGAACCAAGATCATATTCTGGTGCACTGTTCTTTTTCATATGCAATTTGGACAAGAGTTCTGCAAGAACTTCGTTTCGACTGGACATTTCCAAGAAAGGCTCGGGACTTGTTTATCATGGACATGACTATGGCAGACGGAAGAAGGAATAACAGATTCTGGCTCTTGACGGTGCACTGCATCTTTTGGACTCTGTGGTTGGAAAGGAATAATAGAGTGTTTGCGGATTCGGCAGAGTCTCTGGACGAAGTATGGGCAAAGATCAGGCTCAGGGTCGCGACATGGACAACGATGTTACCGGAGTTCAGACATTTACTTATTGCGGATGTGATTAGGGATTGGAATTATGTTTGTTGTTGATTTAAGATCTCtgtttttattgtaatttttatttaatttattaggattaCTATCCTTTGTAATCCACACTATTATTATAATGAAAAGTAGTTtcgtataaaaaaaaacatctacTTTATAGATCCCTTATAGGAGGAGATTTCTACTCGAGTTGTGTACGTCTAAACTATTTGTTGTATTTCATTGCACTGATTTAGGTGTTTGATCTGGTAAATCGTGAAGCATGTGGTCCATCATTAGCTGCCAATTTGACTGGTATAAGAGAAAACTACTTGTGCCTTCGTATTGATCAAGAAGCATCTGTCTCCATTTCACTTGTAATATCAGATCAAGTTCATCAAACTGCCCGTGCATCGAACAAAAACTCACCTGATGAAGCTATGGATGAAGCTTTGGGATCATTTGATGGGCTAAATTTTGGAGCAGGGACAGAGAAAGCGAAGATATCGGGGATACCAAACCGAGTTGGTTTTGAGATTTATTTGAgacaaatatttcatgaatATGTGTTCATCAAATCAAAAAATGAAGCTACATCTTCATTTGGAACTCGAAGTGCCAGTCAATCAGTAAAGGATAGCTCAAGCATTCTTGGCCATTTCTGCATGTCTCTTGCTCACAGAATCTTCTCAAATAAAGTTCTATCAGTGCTTGAAAATCTGGTATGCTCTTAATTTCTAGCACTTTGTTACATTATGATGTATAAGAGTAAAAAGTAAGAAATTATAATCACACAGAAAATTACTCTCATCTTAGATGTGTATTATATGCACTTGAAGGTTTGCAGGACACCATATATTCACTTGATTTCTCATCCCACTTGGCACTCTCGTTCATCTACCTGGACACTCTCGATGAAAATTCCTCGATCCATTCTTCAAGCTCGAACCCAATTTCAGTCATCCTGTTCTGGCAACATGAAGAATGTAAGATCTCAGTTTTGGACCAAGGTAGTGGTGATTGATGATTCCATCAAGGTAGAAGGGGAAGGTGCCCCAAATGTGGTGGGTCTTTTCAAAGGGAAGACTGACAAGTTTTGTGCTGTTAATCGATACAATTGTGACTTGGCAGATCTTCCTATAATACTCCTTCAGCAGGTAATTAATGTATTGTAGAGTTATACTTGGTCTGTAGATTGAAGAGTTAAGGTtgcatattattaatattgatcaTAAAAGGCCCAGGCCGCCTAACAATCGTGCATCTTTGATGTTTCCTGTTTCTGCATAAAACAGTGATCATGTTTTGTTTTAGTTGCTGCTTTCATTTGCTTTTTCTGTATTTGGTATTTTCTTATCTACAATTTCATTTTAACCCTTCTATATTATATTGAAACGAGCCTATGCAACTTATCTGGTTAGATCAGGTGAATCTGTCCATCATGCCATGGTTCGCTGTTTGAGTGCTTGATTTCAGCCCTACCTATTTGAAGCTATCACAATGGAGATGGGAATAAAAGTTTAGCTTTTAAAACTAAGATATTTTTCTTGTCTGTTTCTTCTTCTACTCTGGGATAGAGCACAATCTGTATTTGGTGGTGGAAGTTTTGCAGCAACAAATATTGTTTCTCTACACCCCATGTGTTTCTTGTTCTTTGAGACAAAGCAGCGTCACACTAACTTTTGTCTTGAACTGCATTTTCCTCTCCCTTTGTCCACCCTTTTCAACGTTAAAATTAGTTTAGGGAGTATGAAATAGCATGGAATGGATTCTTACAAAATAAAGTGTGTTAGATGTTAAATGGATGTTCTTAACTAAAATTGAAAGAGATTTTGTTGTAGATAGCTAGCCATATTATCCAGTGGCTGCATGAGGAAGCCCTTGTTGTTGGTATTAAAGCTAACAGAGATTTTTTATCCCTTGCATTCGAGCTGGAGCATGGTGAAATAGTTAGTCTTTTGGCTCATGTAGACCCTGATAATATTGATGGATGCATCTCTTGGTGGTTGATAATGGATGATGAACCCACCGAAGTACACAAACTTCACTCAGACGTATCGAACGGCGAATCTGAGAGTAGGAAATTCTTGGGGTACTTGTCTCTGGAAGTTTTATACTCAACATTGTTGGACTTTTTAAAGTTGTGCAGCTGTTGACTCATTGAATCAATTGgaaatttttcttttacttcTCAATGAGAGTAGGTTTGTATTGAGATTGGTGACTTGTTTTTTTTccgatattttttatacataaaattttgttttattatttacCGGTAGCTCGGGGTTCCATTTGTCAATATTAGCTCAACCATGGTTTAAAAAATTCTAATCCGAGTAGAAATGAAAATCTGGTTCTGCCACTGCCGGTTCAGGTGCCAGAAATACACTGTATTTTTCTGTATGTTTTTAGTATTCCCGCAAAAATACTTACGAGAAATTTAATCTTAATAGTCAAATAGCATGATGAAATGTATGGttgattgtgtttttttttaagctACAACTTCAATATCAAAACTCGTCCTATGTCCTTTGGGAGGAGATATTGgaaaatatcatatcattgCACTATgctgtaatatttttttatattatatgattattagCTCGaacttgaaaattatgatgtgttgaaatataaatttacaaCTTGATGATCAAATAATTGTTGATAATGGTGAAATGttacaataaaaaatgattGTCGTGGTCCGttatttttccaatttcttAGCATGGAAGTAGGCAGCAATATTTATTATGCAATCTAATCACACGAGATCGTGGTAGTCCATCGAAATATAACAGTAAGGCATAaatataatttgtattttttttatttgaaaaaaaggaAGGCATAAAATATATTAGCCTAAGAAGAGACCTCCTGCAGAACCTTAGAGAGTAACTCATAATCTTAATGATGTATTGACATAAATCTCTTTCAATAGAGAAAAGACGTGAATTTGATTCAACTTAAAACAAAAACCGACGCCCTCATTGTAAGTAGATTTGGACAATCTTCTCCTTTTGGGTTAGCTTTTGTAGTTGAATTAGGTCCAAATTCCAAtattaacatggtatcagagtcaagTTCCATCGATATGTGTTGGACTGCCCATAGTTGGGCCACCCGTTCTGTCCATagttggattatttgtaaacttcaccTCCAAGATGTTCATTTTTGGGTGTGATGGGGAGTGTTAATTGTCTCatatcggttggataaaatatctgagagttgcatataCTTGGACAATCCTTACCCCTTAAGATAGCTTTTatggttgagttaggtccaagtttcaatcttaacaataagaaatatttgtttttcttaagggtttctattattatatatatatatatatataatagaaacGTTTCAATCACTAATCTTAATATTTCAACcataaaatgttttttaaaaaaatcagcaAAACATGGATTGGAGTACGTGCTGTGATGAATTTGGATTCCAATCCTTCCTGTACACAGGTCACATAAATGCACAATGTTTTGACTTTTGAGTCATGTGTTCTAAATAATTGttgaattttgtttttgtttttgtttatgtaattgtGTGTTAATAATGAGGTCGTTGGCTACCCGTTTGTTTATTCAAGCTGTTACTCGAACGACATTcgttctgttttttttttttttttttttttttttttttttttttttttNATTACcattcatgaattttttttaatataaaaattttagagAGATATAGAGAGagagttattttatttttttaatataaaatttttagagAGAGAgagttattttattatttttttaaaaaaataaataaaaccgGAGTTCGCAATTTGGAAGGAGAAATTTGATACAGAcggaatttgaaaattaaaaattaaatttgaaatgacattcaacttatttatattttaaatatcatcGTTTTTACATAAATTGACAAAGTGTAGATGTGAAATTTACCGAACATAAATTACTTAAACGttcaaatgaatttgaaatcataaatcCAAATAAACTTTCTATATTCATAAAGATATAGATCTCTATAATCTTGGTGTAAATTGTGAACTATATTAATAAAACCATCATGTTAGTAAGATCTTTACAACAATTCCTTTAAAAGTAACTAAAATTTCTATCGAGTTACCTATGTCCCACGCTAGTTTATTTTGTAAGAGagataaccaaaaaaaaaaaaaaaaactgtatgtgaaaaataaataaggaaTACCCAACTTTTATACTTTTTTCCTCAATTTATGAACAAATATATGTAATGTCCTAATTCGATTCAAGCACTGGTTATCCTAATAAACTTATCAGGATTTACTCATATCAGAATTGTTTCAAGTCAAACACgattaaatttagaatttttaagTTATGAGTTTACGAAAAATATGTAACTTGTTAATATGAGTATATATATGAAATCTTTATGTTTTTCTCAACTGTACACCTCATATCTATACAGTTTTGGAATAACTCTCATTCCGTTGTGAGTTTAGTTCATTCTTGCTTCAATATCCTAAAATCCTACTAAGAGTCGTTCTTTGTCCATAACTTCTTGACACCATCGATCGCTCTCACCATCGTTGTCTTTGGGCATCACATATATTTCCTAatttattgtgattttttttaaaaaaaaaacaaaattatttgtttatctaaCAAATCTCACATTATTCTAATTGAAATTAGTTCTTTCTTTTTCGATAATCTATTCAGTTTTTTTACACTAATAACAACAACACAATGTTAAGAGTATAATGAATCATATATTGATTTATAGttatagcaaaaaaaaaaatcttttgccGATTAATTTTGATGGGCAAGAAAAGCAAAAGAAAACTTCGAATCataatattgtttaattttgatcTAATTCCGTAGCTTTATCAGCATGCGCATCGGTCCCCCGCACTCATTACTTATTTAATTCACCCACAAAACCTCTTTTCAAAACCCCCCGTCTCCCTCCCTCACACGGATCTTTTGTATTTAAACGATTCTTGATCGTTCTTGTATTTAATTTGATCTGGGAAACCAAGGGTGACTTTTGTTTGTTGGATATATCTCCAAGAATTCATCGTTACGGGGGGAAAGTTTGTTTTTTTCTACTTGTCTTTGATATGGGTTTTGtgagattttgatttttcacGTGAGGTTTTGACTTTGAAGTATTTGATCAATTCTATATCTTATTATTCTTAGTGGGTTTAGGTTTATCAGTAGGAATATACAGACCGCGGTACTGTTCGATTGGTGGAGTTCTTTGGTTGTTTTATATTAGAAATTTAGAAGCTTTTGGTGTGGCAAAGTTACTGCCATTAATCATTTGTATTTGGAATTCAAATTTGAGGAaatttagtttaattttttcGAGAGAACAACTTCTTTTTCTTGCCTTTTCAAGTAATTGATTGATGAATATGTCTGGTGGAACACCGATTGGGGGTGGATACATGAGACGAAGGCATAGTCAAGGTTATACATCAAGTGGTGATGATCTTGAGGATGATGCATGTTCAAGGCCAATTTATCAATCGCCTTCGTCGAGAAGTCGTAGATGGGTTGAaatcatggagaatttactgtGGATTTCCTCTGTGATTTTCATCATGTATTATGGGGATGGAAGGTCCAATTTCATATACCTCTTGTGGCACGATGACCGAATCAAAAGGTATGACTGTGAATATGGAATATTGTTGTTTATCTTAGCAAGTATCAGGTGAATGAGGAAAGTAGGAAATTGAGTAATCATAATAGATGGAAAGAAAATTTCATTTCCATGAACGAACGCAGAAATGGTGTGATCAAATGCTTCCAAATTATTATGATCATGAAACAACTTAGCAATAATTGCTAATTCGTGATTCTTGATGGTTGATAACCAAGATGTgataatttgagaaaaatatgtGTTTCAGTTTGGTACAGTCTTTTTTTTAATCTAGTAATTCACTGATTTCTCTTTTCTCGAAGATTTGGAGAATAGTAGTTTTACAAATGGAAAGCTAGTAGCCGATTTCTGGCTCTCTTAATTTTGCCTGGAAAAATCAGGACAGTTCTTTTTGGTTTGAATTGGGGAACATGATGGATCTGTGAATTGTTTTCAAAGATTTGCTAAATAGTTTTGGTTTTCTTGTGACACCTTTTTTATCCTTATTAAAGTTTGTGAGTTAATATGTGTTGAGTTTTGGGGCCACAATGAGTGATTGAGAACTATGCCACAAagcataaaaatgtttattgaCTTTATTCATTCTTACCTAACATGGTTAGGAAAAGTATATTCCTAATATCGTTGTATTGTGGTGAGGCCCAAGCGATAAACTAGTATGATCTTGAATTCTTAATACCCCTCATTTGATTccctaaattaaaaaaaatgtattaccATTGACTGTGCTTTGTAAAGTCAGCCTTAAAACAACACGCAGTATCACAAAATGACAAGGATTGAGAATAATGAACTTCCTTTGAATCAAGAAAATGCTTTTCTTTAGAGTATTTGCTGCGTGAAGATGTGGTTTCCCCTTCTGCACGTCTCCATCTCTTGGACCAGTAGAATttgttgcactttgacttgggAATGGAAATTAATGGATACCAGAGGAAAAAGGTGCCACAGAGGAATACGACTGTTTCCCCTTTTTTCTTATGtcagaaaaattgaaaatatatttatctttgcTCAAATATATATNNNNNNNNNNNNNNNNNNNNNNNNNNNNNNNNNNNNNNNNNNNNNNNNNNNNNNNNNNNNNNNNNNNNNNNNNNNNNNNNNNNNNNNNNNNNNNNNNNNNNNNNNNNNNNNNNNNNNNNNNNNNNATATATCTATACTTGTATTAGTGGGTTGTGGGCTTTAGGTGTTAAATTTTTGTAAGCCGGATAATTACTCAAGTACtgtatatttttctttataagAAAGATAACTACAGCGATTTTGATCATTCAATCGCTCTGTTTCTTCTTAACATGGTATCCAAGAAAGAAATCCATAATCCAAGTCCTCTATCTCACTCAAAAGgaagaaataaattaaaaaagttTGCTACAAACTGCAAGTATTCTCAGTTGCTACAAGTCCTCCAATGATTCTAGTTTCTGCAAAAGAATGCGAAATTTTGATCATCCTTAAATTGCATTTTGTAATCAAATATGATAGCTGTAAGCTTTCATACAAGTATAGCCTCTCCTCTCTGAAAAAAGTATCTTGGAAAAAATTCAGCTCCTGTCATCCACTAGATTGTGAGCGTCAATTCTTTAAATTCTGGGAATTATCTGCATCAAGAACTGTAATTTAATTTAGCTGCTGTTTCACTTCATGCTTTAAAGAATTCGATTGACATTTCAGGCATATTGTAAGTTATAATTTCTGTGTTCTTTATGCAGGAAACCATTGTATGTGGGACTGATAGGTGTTGGACTGAatgttctttttttcttttacacgtgCATTATAGCTCGGGGTCTCCGAAAGGCTACTGAAAAGTGGGAAGCTTCAAGCACACCTGCCCTACCTTTTATTACAGTGATTGGGATTCTATC
This sequence is a window from Primulina huaijiensis isolate GDHJ02 chromosome 13, ASM1229523v2, whole genome shotgun sequence. Protein-coding genes within it:
- the LOC140991027 gene encoding uncharacterized protein isoform X1, whose product is MNMSGGTPIGGGYMRRRHSQGYTSSGDDLEDDACSRPIYQSPSSRSRRWVEIMENLLWISSVIFIMYYGDGRSNFIYLLWHDDRIKRKPLYVGLIGVGLNVLFFFYTCIIARGLRKATEKWEASSTPALPFITVIGILSFCLFCFALWPIWSFLTLPLVADRTCRLATHHNPPFGVTGWASPPFWRVRRSEDV
- the LOC140991027 gene encoding uncharacterized protein isoform X2; protein product: MNMSGGTPIGGGYMRRRHSQGYTSSGDDLEDDACSRPIYQSPSSRSRRWVEIMENLLWISSVIFIMYYGDGRSNFIYLLWHDDRIKRKPLYVGLIGVGLNVLFFFYTCIIARGLRKATEKWEASSTPALPFITVIGILSFCLFCFALWPIWSFLTLPLVFTLFMAFMVILPYEFLGTLKKQIDSFRTD
- the LOC140991472 gene encoding mediator of RNA polymerase II transcription subunit 17-like, whose amino-acid sequence is MDGDLKVSLDRLPIKRLDAIEENGFERFPPDVGYDEKRVNLIRRIDFAWVVEREDPSKKQKKEGATSGKDITTTNQQSWQWQSLVENLQLAHQELSVIIDLINTVEANDSVTVAGMTRPKQLPNELLSDLAVSTTTKLQSFRHLGKYFKQSAIALEEQVAREARFYGALIRLQQNWKVKRHRVVAAASGKEGFYIDLSDSSLYDLASAFRPSSMSTILVEHDAAGMLAVKLPQNPCRSLHFEFLGFSSAYHGRNYNMTKLQTLPENSAKETRKKHASDDECVKGIHTILRDVHRAMYDEQVFDLVNREACGPSLAANLTGIRENYLCLRIDQEASVSISLVISDQVHQTARASNKNSPDEAMDEALGSFDGLNFGAGTEKAKISGIPNRVGFEIYLRQIFHEYVFIKSKNEATSSFGTRSASQSVKDSSSILGHFCMSLAHRIFSNKVLSVLENLVCRTPYIHLISHPTWHSRSSTWTLSMKIPRSILQARTQFQSSCSGNMKNVRSQFWTKVVVIDDSIKVEGEGAPNVVGLFKGKTDKFCAVNRYNCDLADLPIILLQQIASHIIQWLHEEALVVGIKANRDFLSLAFELEHGEIVSLLAHVDPDNIDGCISWWLIMDDEPTEVHKLHSDVSNGESESRKFLGYLSLEVLYSTLLDFLKLCSC